A genomic segment from Helicoverpa armigera isolate CAAS_96S chromosome 10, ASM3070526v1, whole genome shotgun sequence encodes:
- the LOC110374206 gene encoding sodium channel protein Nach has protein sequence MVQHEQVFMKRHFPAVTLCPEVRFVDEKIDAFLDEIKYPPNMNSTSTREIINQLAAFYSLDVVYNLGDLLRLEELLEYNDLDVETAAERLTATCEETLIKCRFGNVLLNCSDIFQMELTGDGFCCIFNGRSLRREMEEGVKIKRTPQHWYTREFGYTSGLTIAVNQSQKPTSIDLTYKWIALQTSQHFVDTTMNGTALNPGAEQWISYSSIGFQIAMGAKTLSPSLRKCNMSTNVLRYFPHYSKNYCLQEKEMANTLNKCGCVRTPHPRPPGTTRCRAPMLLCATQAMISYDTSADCPLTCDVENIIVTASSFTLDPTVRTVESFYNGLNFKKVTVVRIFIQGRKRKTKERWSYFGYYDLFSQLGGMFNVCFGCSVLTMLELLQIGWRFMLIRIQRYLDNRHIRHVKHPQKK, from the exons ATGGTGCAGCACGAACAGGTCTTTATGAAGAGACACTTCCCTGCGGTCACCTTGTGTCCTGAAGTGCGGTTTGTTGACGAGAAAATTGATGCCTTTTTGGATGAGAT TAAATATCCTCCGAACATGAACTCAACTTCCACGCGAGAGATCATCAATCAGTTGGCTGCGTTCTACTCCCTCGACGTGGTGTATAACTTGGGAGACCTGCTGCGGCTGGAGGAACTCCTGGAATACAACGACCTGGATGTGGAGACTGCTGCTGAACGTCTTACTGCCACCTGTGAGGAGACGCTCATCAA GTGCCGCTTTGGGAACGTGTTATTAAACTGTTCTGATATATTCCAAATGGAACTGACTGGAGATGGATTCTGCTGCATCTTCAATGGAAGGTCTTTGAGAAG AGAAATGGAAGAAGGAGTCAAGATCAAACGCACTCCCCAACACTGGTACACGAGGGAGTTTGGCTACACCAGTGGTCTGACCATTGCTGTGAATCAGAGTCAGAAGCCGACTAGCATTGATCTTACTTATAAGTGG ATTGCTCTTCAAACCAGCCAGCACTTTGTGGACACGACCATGAACGGCACAGCTCTGAACCCTGGCGCTGAGCAGTGGATCTCATACTCCAGCATCGGCTTCCAGATAGCCATGGGTGCCAAGACACTCAGTCCGTCACTCAGGAAATGCAATATGTCTACCAATGTGTTGCGCTACTTCCCACATTATAGCAA GAACTACTGTCTACAAGAGAAGGAGATGGCGAATACGTTGAACAAATGTGGGTGCGTGCGGACTCCGCACCCGCGGCCTCCGGGGACCACACGGTGCCGGGCTCCCATGCTGCTATGTGCCACACAGGCTATGA TCTCATATGACACGAGCGCCGACTGTCCACTGACGTGTGACGTCGAGAACATCATAGTTACCGCTTCCAGTTTCACGCTTGACCCTACCGTGAGGACCGTGGAATCCTTCTA TAACGGTTTGAATTTCAAGAAGGTAACAGTGGTGCGAATCTTCATTCAGGGTCGAAAACGGAAAACTAAAGAACGATGGAGCTACTTCGGATATTACGACTTGTTTT CTCAACTAGGAGGTATGTTCAACGTATGTTTTGGGTGCAGCGTGCTCACTATGCTGGAACTGCTGCAAATCGGCTGGAGGTTCATGCTCATCAGGATACAGCGGTACTTGGATAATCGTCACATTCGTCACGTCAAACATCCTCAAAAGAAATAG